The Malus domestica chromosome 10, GDT2T_hap1 nucleotide sequence GCATTCTTTACACTACAAGGATCCTCATTATGCCACAGCTCGAGGTATCACCCTTAGACAGATGGTCAAACAGAAGTGGTTAATCGCTGTTTAGAGACTTACTTGCGTTCTTTTTGTAGTCTCCAACCTAGGAAATGGTCCTTATGGTTACCATGGGTAGAATTAAGTTATATCACAGCTCATCATTCTGCAACAAAATTATCTCCATATGAAGTAGTGTATGGCCAATCTCTTCCACATCTTCTAGTTTATGACGCAGGTACTACTAAGTTGGGGATGGTAGACAGAAGTTTAACAGAACGGAACAGGATGCTATCGTTGTTGAAAGTAAACTTAGAAGCTGCTCAGAATCGAATGACCATGCAAGCAAACAAACACAGAACTGAAAGGGTTTTTCAAGTATAAGATATGGTATACTTGAGGTTGGTTCGCTATCAACACTCATCATTGACCTCCCATCCCTTCCATAAGTTACAACCTCGCTTCTATGGTCCTTTTGAAATTTTAACAAAAGTTGGTCATGTTGCTTACAAGTTAAAGCTTCCAGAAATGTCAAAGTTGCACCCTGTGTTTCATGTTTCATGTCTTAAGAAGCACTTGGGAGCTAATATTTAACCAACAGTTCCACTACCAGTGCTTACAGATGATGGGATTTTACAGGATATACTGATTGCAATATTGGATTAAAGGTTGTCAAAGAAGGGTAGTATATCAACCACTGAAGTCCTGGTTCAATGGCAACATGACACGGCTGAAGAGGCTACATGGGAAGTTTATGCAGATTTGAAgaatcattttcctgcagctgctCTATTGAGAAGAGTCGATGCATTAGTGACTTATAGATTACCATGCACTAGCTTGTATTGTCTCTTTTCTTTTCGAAGTCTTGTTGTACAAGCTTCATTTCAAATGGGGGTATTGATAGGATGCTGACTAGGATGGTGTGTGAGCACTATCAAATGGTTAATTGGTTAGGCAGTTATTGATAGAATGTTGACTAGGATGTTATGTCAACACTATCAAGTGGTTAATTGGTTAGACGGTTAGCAAGTTGGTTAGGGTAAAAGATAAGGTTGTTAGCAGATTGCTTGGTAGCTGAAGAGTCAGTAGCTATATAAGAAGAAATGTAAGAAGGAGAAGAGGAGATTGATTGAAATGAATATTGTTTGTTACATTGTATTGCCTGCATTGAGTGAGAAGTGAGGTAGGGCTCTATCAATTAGCCTCTTGAGTATAAGTTTTTTGTATGGCCTGGAAATTAGTACCATCTGATTCAATTAACTGAACTAGTTTTGAATAATGACTTGCAGCTAATCCATGGTTGGAATGCAATATAGCATGtgttcgtggctagaatttcatttggggatgtttcctagccgacgagcacacagctctccgagaggttggcgccggttgatgctttctgtcgggcttctacttcactggcgggcttgtcgggcaaagcttgtcgagcaaggcttgtcgggcaaggctgaaagagaaggacatagttaactttgaaaagtgcctttgtggggccttaggtataggccttgaggctcacaatcaagattaacttttaagtgcttaggcatgccactgccatcttcagcatggcagatataaaacggatgttgagttttagttatatatatacccgagaggctgttttagttatgaaatgtgcctttgtggggctttaggtgtaggccttgaggcttccaatcACGAACTAACCCAGTACTTGAATatataatgtttgtttcatTGATTACCAAAGTATTatgactattatacttctgattacccgagccCGAAAAGCAGAAAGAATCCAAATAGATACCTTTATAGGGCCTtgggtgtaggccttgaggcttcccatcagaattcttTCTATGCTCAAACGTTCTacgataatcataatataatagaaataacacTAAGggataggtcgattacttgtgccccaagtaacttcggacttcttgtttatcaaagactgtcgtggatgggttaagtccacataaggtttcttttttatgccttgagaccaaggacttttaaatgaTTAATCTTACATGCctgagggcttagaacttagatctgatttaatCTGTGAAGACATTTAAATCAGATTGAAGAACTAAGGAGCCTTTTTAATCATCAACTTGCCAGAtataacttggatacaactggaagtatacaacatattgctagactactgaatgaaaagacataaacaaagagggtcgggcaaggtttcaccttgtcgggcaaggctgattgtcttgcaacttcctatctttgtggtttatcaaggggtTTGAGAGCTTAGAAAGAGGGGTAAGGAGATGGGTTTACAAAAGGAAATCAATACTACAACAAGTTctagacaaggtagcagagctattacaaaggctttgggtgagggttgatcccgaaagggatgaagacttgggctgactacagcttcgttgaaggaaaatctggtttgagcagagtttgtgcttgtatttgtttgtttgattgaatgtctttatctctgatttctctttcttcttttatagacacttcggcttggcctcctgtagcagtaatcttgcccgaatgcaactTGAAGGGCAATGACTtatcaactttttacttgtactgccactgtaaagtgtttttgggctgattagctggctggtcaaTACCACTTGACCTTtaagtaggtgagcaagtggttcaAATGGTCTGCACCTAGTTAGAAAAGGGCATTTCCTGCTTTCTGGGCTTTGGCTGGGCTTCGGGCTTTTCTCCTTCTAGACCTCTTTCATTTGGGCCAACTCCTTCTTGAGccaaaagttcaagttttaatccaaacagtgcccccttcaattaataTTCAGACTGGAActccaggcgccaatattgattgaatagccGCATGCGCCTGTACCCTTGTTCTTGGAACTTGTATCTTCTGGTTGAGATCAACACAACCCGGAGTCTCTTGATCTTCCCACGACTCTTGAACTACCTTCTGATATTCCTATAAATTCCAGCTCCAATCATCTTCAACCTTATCTGTTATCAACCTTGAGTGTTTCTGCCTCATTAGTTTTCTtcccaaaactgtgaaatgaGTTCTTCAGGATTCAAGTGGGGTTTCCTAAAACTTCCTTTTCGTGAGAAAAAGAGTTTTCATCAGATGACTActatctccaacacctttggtcaaacACCCCACTATTCCCAACACCCTTGGTTAGGTGGTTTCCTCATGAAGGCTTGCCTTCATGCTCGTTGCCATGACAAGTCAGGCTTCACCATCATATATGGTGATGACTCTGTCTGAGAATCCTCTACCAAGCTCATCTTAGCCGCACAACTCGATCACCTGATCGGATTTTATCCATGAAGACATCGGAAAACCAGCTGAGACACCATTGCATTCAGAAGGAATCAAATGTAGCACATCGGAATTGAATCTGTTGTAAATTTCACCAATGTGTCGAAATGAAATAAACATTATCTTTAGCAGCTTTGTGTCTTTTTGTCTTCTTGAATGATTGATGAACATACACTGCACTTGGGTATCTCGAAGCCTACTTTACCTTGCAtcctcttcaatataacaatctctaacatcccataatgtaggacaatactttttcaagaatttaacaTTAATAGGATGTTTCTGCCAATTTCCATCAAGGTCCGCCAAGTAATATCCTCATTTGTCTAATACTCGACTAATcatgaaaggaccttcccatgtcgggctccattttCTAAAGCCCCTAAGCTGAGCTTCTAGAGGGAGGACTGTCTTCCACACTAAATCTCATTCCTTGAAAGACTTTAACTTTACCcttttgttataagctcgggcaacaacTTTCTTTCCTTCCTAAATTtggttcaaggcttcaattcgggctacatctaagtcttcaatcccttgacacatggcttcgatgTACTCTTCACTATGTAACCCAAACTGATTTTGATTCTGACAGAACTTACATTGATCTCCATGGgaagcactgcatcttgcccgaaagttaaagcataaggagttgtccCTATTCCTGCCCTCTTAGAAGTTTTGATGCCCACATAGTATTTCCCAGCTTTTCATGCCACTTTTCCGGACCATTTGTCATcattcttttgataatgtttaCCAAAATCTTGTTGCTGGATTCTGCCTGGCCATTTGACTGTGGGTTGTAAGAACTGGACTGggtcatctttattttgtatttgcttgcaaactcttcaacttcttttgaaataaaagatggcccacgaTCCGTTACTATGGTTTCGGGCACACCAAATCTGTACAGAATCTTGGTTTCAATAAAATTCTTAACTATAGTTGAGGTTATTGATTTTACGGCCAATGCttttacccatttggtgaagtaattcgttgctacaattatgaaaGTGTGCCCATTGATAGAAGCTGGATAGatctgcccgatgaagtccattgcccatcctttgaagggccaaggcttgaccactggATTTAAAGGCACTGAGGGCACATGTTGGAGGGGTCCGTGcctttgacattcttcacaGCCTCGAGCATAGgacttgcaatctttttccatgtcgggccagaaataCCCATACCTTCTAAGCAACCACCTTATCTTCGTTCCAGCCTGGTGTGCTCCGCAtattccttcatgtacttcaGCCATCACTCTCATGGATTCCTCTTGGCCTAAGCATTTCAATAGTAACCCGTTTGGAGTTTTCCTTAACAGGTTCttcgcccataagacatacttggttgcttgctgtcTATTCTTCTTGCTTGTGGGTGAAGAGGGATCCTTTAAATGATGAATGATGGGCAACCTTCAATCTTCTATCTCCGTTTCTAGAACCATTACATCCAGACTAAATCCTCTTTCCAGGATAGAATGaaggtttcttctttgaatctcGACATCTACCCCATATTTTCTTTCCTGTATTGGCACGCCTGAGGCTAATTGCGCCATCTCGTTGGCCGCTAGGTTGGATCCTctgggaacatgattaactgatATCTCAGAATCCTAATAACTCAACAATTGCGTggctgccaagtaataccctgccatggtgatatgtctgcacttgaactccccatttagctggtttattaccaactctgaatcaccaaacacctctacctccactgcccccagatccatcacgatttccaaaccaattattaaggcctcatactctgcccgattatTGGTATTCCCTTGGTAATCTAAGCGAAATGAGTAATAATGATAAACCCCTTGAGGGTTGATAATTACAATCCCAGCTCCTGAAGCATTCTGAGTGTaggaaccatcaaaatacagcTTCCAAGGAGTAACCCAGAGGCCAGTCACTCTTCTTATCTCTTGCTGGATCCACTTCTCTTTGCCCGAGATATCTTTGCTTGGCGGGATCCAAACACTAGTAACTTCCAGGGTTCCCGGGATATTGACTATCTTATCTGGAGACTCTTGATGCTCCGTCAAGAAATCAGCAATTGCTTGGCCTTTGACTAGCCTTTGGGGTACATATTGAAAGTTGAACcctgataatgctagaatccacttcccaatccttcctgttagcattggttttgacaacctgtactttatcacatctgtcttggcaatgatgtgcacgtgacaaggtaacatgtaatgcctcagCTTACTGGCAGTAAAATACAAAGCTAGGCACAATCTTTCCACTGAagaatatcttgtttctacccCGGTCAtaattctactgaggtagtacacCGTCTTCTCTTTCCCGCTTTCATTGTTTTGAGCTAGCAAACTCCTGATTGATTTCTCCGAAGCAGAGATATATAGCTTTAAGGGTTTTCCCCTTTAAGGTGGTACCAACATtggtggagaagtcaaatagGCTTTGATACTGTCGAAAGCCCTTTGGTGTGGTGATCCCCACTCGAAATTCTTTTTATCCTTCAGTCTTAGCAAATGAGTCAGCGGCTGGATCTTGCCCgctaaattggcaatgaatcttcTTAAGAAATTAATTCTGCCTAGCAACCTCTGGAGTTGCACTTTGTTGGTGGGTGAAGGcgactccattattgcccgtgatttgttcttgtccacttctacacctctttgatgaaccaggaatcccaagaagttacccgctcttactccaaacgcgtacttctttggattcatcttcaatttgtgaATCCCCATTCTTGTCAATGCTTGCCTGAGGTTTATCAGATGCTGCTCTTCTGTTTTGGATTTCACCACGATGTCATCAATATATACCTCCATGTTATGGCCAATCAGatcatgaaagatggcattcattgccttttggtaggttgcaccagcattcttgagcccgaatggcatgaccagatattcatatgcccccacatgcccgggacacctaaaagctgttttatgtatatcttcctgggccatctttatctgattataccctgcatttccatccataaaagataagactttgtgTTTTGCTGCTGCATCTATGGATAGATCTGCCATAGGCATGAGATACTCATCTTTTGGTGTagcgccattaatatttctgtaatcaacacaacatcgtactACTTTTGTTATGGCCTTTAAAACGGGTATAATGTTGGCTAACCACTCTACATATCTGGCTGGTCTAATGAATCCAGCTTTTACTAGcctctcaatctcttctttgacaTTCTGttctatctcctttgacatccttcgcggtgcttgcttaacaggtttatatccttccttgatgggcattatgtgttccaccaaggttgattctaaacctggcatctcagtataatgccaagcaaaacaatctttaaattcttgcAAAAGAAAGATAATCTTTGCCCGATCATTAGTCTCTAATAAACCACTAATTTGTATTGGTCTTAGATCTTCCTCTGTCCCtagatcaataacttccaaAGGATCCTGAACTTCTGGTAGTGGCTTATCAGGTTCTGCACAAAAAAATTCGACTAACTCCGAGCTTTCGGGCAAGTCATCTGGCCCATCTAGGTCATATATGCACTCGGCCATTTGTATGGCCCTTTTCAATTATTCTCTACAAGATTCCTCCCTGCTTTCATCCTGGCTGGTCGAACCTCTTAGCTGCTATTCCTGCTCTTGTTTTTCTAAGAGCTCTCTTTCTTGCCTTCTTCCCTCCCCATACACCAACAACCTTTTAATCAGGGACTCGACTGCCATTACCTGATCCTTCCTTTTTTGTTCTGTCATTGATGGTGTAAGGGCGTTGGGACAATACAAGGCCTATCCCACTCATCTATAGTAAGGAACATTCCTTGTTTTAGAAGCTTTTGGGTcatcaccttggtagggcggccgttctcaTCTGCTCCTGAACATTTCAAAATTCCtacgttgggattgtagaaacttgcttctGCAACATTGGTTGTAAGgagaaatggccgtgattcggcctctaccatctcccaaaaaCCTAGTCCCTCTGTGCCTGCCTCATGATAaacagccacttgttgatgtaGAGTGGAAGGTATGGCAAGactttggtggatccaatctcttccaaGTAAGGCTCCATAGGTGGAAGTACAATCTACCACGAAGAATGCCAGCATGATCTGTTTGGACCCCAAATCAACTTCTaaaggcaatatcccatgagtctTGGTGATAGCGCCCGAGAAGTTTGAAACCGTGAGGTCTGTAGGAATAAGATCTTATATGCCCCTCCCTaactttttcatttgtttggcTGGCAGTACGTTAACAGCCGCTCCTTCATCaattaaaattcttttgaaaGGCACCCCTTCCAAATGGGCTGTAACGTATATTAGCTTAAGATGATTGGCAAGCAAAATGTTTGGGCGGCTGAACACCATCTTATCTGTATAGATCCTTAAAGGACCATCCTTGGATGCTTTGGATGATTCAGCTCTTCCCGACTCTTCCTCTTCAGCTACCTCAACACTGACATAGGCCATCATTGGCTTAGTTGTCACATAGTCACCTTCCATAATGGCGGGCTGATTAGGTCTGGCACCAAACATGGTGGATAGCACATACGCcatgttgatatgaaaattgCTAGGCTCTGGCAGTTCTTCTTTCTTGCTCCCAATCTGGTCCATGAACTCATCCAATCAAGCCATCGCATCTGCTGGAAGTAGTGGTCTGGTGCCCCCTCCTGTTGATTCATGCCCGAATACGGTGTTTGCTTTGGAACTTCACCGAAAGGATCCACTAATGATAGAAAATGTGGTTTTCTTTCAGGCGAAACAGTTCCAAATAAATAGGCTCTGTCTTCCATCCGGGAGTTGGCACCATGAtcatatcttcttgagctctcctcaagatccTATATTTCCCAGGGTGTAGGCTTTGCGGTACATGGTTTCCCTCGCCTTCTGTCTTGCTATTAGCCTTTTCCACCTCTTTTTACTCCTCTAGTGGAACTGACTACTCCCCCCAGATGACGTTTTCTCCAACTTTTGATTCTTGGATGCTTCAGACGTTGCAGGGGTATTTAAGAagttcatgtaggctttgtgttgCCTTTGGACCCTTCTGACCATGGAGGCTCCCATTTGTTTAACGGGCTGTCCATTTTTGCCAACCATgtaccattttcgcccgaggCGGGCAGGGTTATATTTTTTGACAGGATTTGTTATCCTATCATTCCTCTTGACTTCTCCCCATATGGCTGTATTGAGAATGCTTTACACCCCTCTCTTTTGGCTTTTTGGCATCTTTATCTTCTGCCTCCTCAGAAACTTCATGATTGCGAAATATCTCTGATAAAGCTCTAGGTTGGGAATCGCCTTCTAACCGCTGAAAAACACTTCGGGAAGTATCCCTTTCTGCAATTCGCCTAACTTTCTCATGggcctcttttcttttttcttcttcattgctCTTGATCAGTTTATGATCCATGAGGACTCTTACGGGTGGTATTTCGagctcacactcgcattggcaTTTACTGCACAGAACCATCCCTTTGATTATGGCTGCTCTTGGATGTTCGGGCAATTTGATCACCCTTCTTGTAGATTTGTCAACcaatcttctttctttttcccttatgaccttttctttccctttctcaGCCCATGCCATACTGATCATATTTATTGGGGCCTCTGAGAAGGGATTCGCTGGTTTGTCCATCACTGCTTCCTTTGGCTGGTTGGTTTTAAGTCTCTCATTTTCCCTATCATCTTTTTCCCCAAGTTAAGGTAAAGATATATGAATAGTTGGTCTTATAACCAGGTCGGCTTCCCTTCTGAAACCCGCAGAGGCGTTCTCCAATCTTTGCAACATTTGCAACAAGGTAGTTTGTAAATCTTCTGGTAGTTTTGACATATTTCTTTTGATCAAGTGAATCCCAccaggcgtgccaaaactatgttcgtggctagaatttccgttggggatgtttcctagccgacgagcacacagctccccgagaggttggctcCGGtcgatgctttctgtcgggcttctgcttcactggcaggcttgtcgggcaaagcttgtcgggtaaggctgaaagagaaggacagagttaactttgaaaggtgcttTTATGGGGCCTtaagtataggccttgaggctcacaatcaagattaacttttaagtgctcatgcgtgccactgctatcttcagcatggcagatgtaaaacggatgttgagttttagttgtatatatacccAAGAGGCTGTTTTAGttatgaaatgtgcctttgtggggctttaggtgtaggccttgaggcttccaatcAGGAACTAACCCAGTACTTGAATatataatgtttgtttcatTGATTATAGAAGTATTatgactattatacttctgattacccaaGCCCGAAAAGCAGaaagaatccaaataggtgcctttatagggccttaggtgtaggccttgaggcttcccatcaaaaTTCCTTCTATGCTCAAACGTTATgcgataatcataatataatagaaataacacTAAGGGATatgtcgattacttgcgccccaagtaacttcggacttcttgtttatcaaagactgtcgtggatgggttaagtccacataaggttctttttttatgccttgagaccaaggacttttaaatgatcaatcttacataCCCGAGGGCTTATAACTTAGATCTAATTTAATCTGTGAAGACATATTTAAATTGGATTCAAGAACTGATGAGCCTTTTTAATCATCAACTTgccagaaataacttggatacaactggaagtatataacatattgctagactactgaatgaaaagacaaaaacaaagagggtcgggcaaggctgatcgtcttgcaacttcctatctttgtggtttatcaaggggtTTGAGAGCTTAGAAAAAGGGGTAAGGAGATGGGTTTACAAAAGGAAATCGATACTACTACAAGTTCTAGAAAAGGTAGCAGAGTTATTACAAAGGCTTTGGGTGAGGgttgatcccgaaagggatgaagacttgggctgactacagcttcgttgaaggaaaatctggtttgagcagagtttgtgcttgtatttgtttgtttgattgagtgtctttatctctgatttctctttcttcttttatagacacttcagcttggcctcctgtagcagtaatcttgcccgaatgcaactTGAAAGGCAATgactcatcaactttttacttatactgccactgtaaagtgcttttgggctgattagctggctggtcaaTACCACCTGACCTCtaagtaggtgagcaagtggttcaAATGGTCTGCACCTAGTCAGAAAATGGCTTCTCCTGCTTTCTGGGCTTTGGCTGGGCTTCGGGCTTTTCTCCTTCTAGACCTTTTTCTTTTGGGCCAACTCATTCttaagcccaaagttcaagttttaacccaaactgCATGCATATATTCTTTTACCATGAAATCACGTGCCTCTTGATGAAGATCAATTTTGAAAGTTAACCTGCACTCCCGGCTTGATGGTCGAGTCCAAAAATACGTTCTCTCACACAT carries:
- the LOC139188510 gene encoding uncharacterized protein, which produces MTGVETRYSSVERLCLALYFTASKLRHYMLPCHVHIIAKTDVIKYRLSKPMLTGRIGKWILALSGFNFQYVPQRLVKGQAIADFLTEHQESPDKIVNIPGTLEVTSVWIPPSKDISGKEKWIQQEIRRVTGLWVTPWKLYFDGSYTQNASGAGIVIINPQGVYHYYSFRLDYQGNTNNRAEYEALIIGLEIVMDLGAVEDSEISVNHVPRGSNLAANEMAQLASGVPIQERKYGVDVEIQRRNLHSILERGFSLDVMVLETEIED